In Corynebacterium heidelbergense, one DNA window encodes the following:
- a CDS encoding tyrosine-type recombinase/integrase, translating to MNESDLVAWLASQPWAPATRRSVRASLRTYWAWRARTGRGVNAAAELPRAAVPRAVPRPAADTVILSALRRAEPRVQTMIELMAYGGLRRCEVATVRGEDIAGHWLRVTGKGGHVRAVPLPPHLAARIAANPGWLFPGQIDGHLSARRVGELVGEVLPPGVTAHQLRHRYATTVYAASHDIRAVQRLLGHAKLDTTMIYTAVDDQVASSAAAGAWRLSS from the coding sequence ATGAACGAAAGCGACCTCGTAGCCTGGCTAGCTAGCCAGCCGTGGGCCCCGGCCACGCGCCGTAGCGTGCGGGCTAGCCTGCGCACCTACTGGGCATGGCGCGCGCGGACAGGCCGCGGTGTGAACGCTGCGGCTGAACTCCCCCGGGCAGCGGTACCCCGGGCGGTGCCGCGCCCGGCGGCGGATACTGTCATCCTGTCGGCTCTTCGGCGCGCCGAGCCCCGGGTGCAAACGATGATTGAACTCATGGCCTACGGGGGATTGCGGCGGTGCGAGGTGGCCACGGTGCGCGGTGAGGATATCGCCGGGCACTGGCTCCGGGTGACTGGTAAGGGCGGGCACGTCCGCGCGGTGCCCCTACCACCACACCTCGCAGCCCGGATAGCGGCCAACCCGGGGTGGTTGTTCCCTGGCCAGATCGACGGGCACCTATCCGCGCGGCGGGTGGGGGAGTTGGTCGGCGAGGTACTTCCCCCGGGGGTCACGGCCCACCAACTGCGGCACCGCTATGCCACCACCGTGTACGCGGCGAGTCACGATATCCGCGCGGTGCAGCGCCTCCTTGGCCACGCCAAGTTGGACACCACGATGATCTACACGGCGGTGGATGATCAGGTGGCCAGCTCGGCGGCGGCGGGCGCGTGGCGGCTGTCTAGCTAG
- a CDS encoding collagen-like protein, which produces MTGYTPRFRLPYPTDGEPIWQGARQIQALAEAIDRQTWAADGATGPQGPAGPSGPQGPKGDTGATGPQGPKGDTGATGPQGPKGDTGATGPAGKDGTGVTIKGSVPSAANLPTGPQTPGTAYIATDTGHMHVSNGTTWNDVGNIQGPQGPKGDTGATGPQGPKGDTGATGPRGPKGDPGVQGPKGDTGATGPQGPKGDAGNTGPVGPTGPAVDLGPLRAELFGGATRTRAPYAEIALGSNLWVPRWSDQVCNNQWTALVDTDGAFTRSGTPGQTYYRAPVAGRYLILYQLMHQGDNARAGGAMKVLLNGTDVTRNSIASRTATPSLEGPTMQLSTDVKLAAGDLIRWAYWYAEDTTIIPAGFGNARSKISIRYMGSS; this is translated from the coding sequence ATGACCGGATACACCCCCCGCTTCCGCCTGCCCTACCCCACCGACGGGGAACCCATTTGGCAGGGCGCACGCCAAATACAGGCGCTAGCCGAAGCCATAGACAGGCAGACGTGGGCCGCCGACGGCGCAACGGGCCCGCAGGGCCCCGCCGGACCATCAGGCCCGCAGGGACCAAAGGGCGATACCGGCGCAACCGGACCGCAGGGACCGAAGGGCGATACCGGCGCAACCGGACCGCAGGGACCGAAGGGCGACACCGGCGCGACCGGGCCAGCAGGCAAGGATGGTACCGGCGTGACAATCAAAGGTAGCGTGCCCAGCGCCGCAAACCTGCCCACCGGGCCACAAACACCCGGCACTGCTTACATAGCCACCGACACCGGCCACATGCACGTATCGAATGGCACCACGTGGAACGACGTGGGAAACATTCAAGGCCCCCAGGGACCCAAGGGGGATACCGGCGCGACCGGACCCCAGGGACCGAAGGGCGATACCGGCGCGACCGGACCGCGGGGGCCGAAGGGTGACCCGGGCGTGCAGGGGCCGAAGGGCGATACCGGTGCTACTGGTCCACAGGGGCCCAAAGGCGACGCCGGCAACACCGGGCCGGTAGGCCCAACCGGCCCGGCGGTGGACCTCGGACCACTCCGAGCGGAACTGTTCGGCGGCGCTACCCGTACCCGCGCCCCGTATGCCGAGATAGCCCTCGGCTCGAACCTATGGGTACCGCGCTGGTCTGACCAGGTGTGCAACAACCAGTGGACGGCGTTGGTCGATACCGACGGCGCGTTCACCCGATCGGGCACGCCCGGCCAAACGTACTACCGAGCCCCCGTCGCTGGCCGGTACCTGATCCTGTACCAGCTCATGCACCAGGGCGATAACGCCCGCGCCGGTGGCGCTATGAAGGTGCTGCTCAACGGCACGGATGTTACCCGCAACAGCATTGCCAGCCGGACCGCTACCCCGTCGCTCGAGGGACCCACTATGCAGCTGTCCACGGACGTGAAGCTGGCCGCCGGTGATCTCATCCGGTGGGCCTACTGGTATGCCGAGGACACCACGATTATCCCCGCCGGGTTCGGCAACGCCCGATCGAAGATCTCCATCCGGTACATGGGATCTAGCTAG